The following proteins are co-located in the Larus michahellis chromosome 9, bLarMic1.1, whole genome shotgun sequence genome:
- the ANP32A gene encoding acidic leucine-rich nuclear phosphoprotein 32 family member A yields MDMKKRIHLELRNRTPSDVKELVLDNCRSYEGKIEGLTDEFEELEFLSTINVGLTSVANLPKLNKLKKLELSDNRISGGLEVLAEKCPNLTHLNLSGNKIKDLGTIEPLKKLENLKSLDLFNCEVTNLNDYRENVFKLLPQLTYLDGYDRDDKEAPDSDAEGYVEGLDDEEEDEDVLSLVKDRDDKEAPDSDAEGYVEGLDDEEEDEDEEEYDDDAQVVEDEEDEEEEEEGEEEDVSGEEEEDEEGYNDGEVDDDEDEEEPEEEQGQKRKREPEDEGDEDD; encoded by the exons GTTAAAGAACTCGTTCTTGACAACTGCAGGTCATATGAAGGCAAAATTGAAGGCCTCACAGATGagtttgaagagctggaattctTAAGTACAATCAACGTAGGCTTAACCTCAGTTGCAAACTTACCAAAGTTAAACAAACTTAAGAAG CTCGAGCTAAGCGACAACAGAATCTCAGGAGGGCTGGAAGTGTTGGCAGAAAAGTGTCCGAACCTCACGCATCTAAATCTAAGCGGCAACAAAATAAAAGATCTCGGTACAATAGAACCTCTG aaaaagtTAGAAAACCTGAAGAGTCTAGATCTTTTCAATTGCGAGGTAACCAACTTGAACGATTATAGAGAAAACGTATTCAAGCTCCTCCCGCAACTCACATACCTCGATGGCTACGATCGGGATGACAAAGAAGCACCGGACTCTGATGCAGAGGGCTACGTGGAGGGCTTAGACGacgaggaggaagatgaagatg TCTTATCTCTAGTGAAAGATCGGGATGACAAAGAAGCGCCGGACTCTGATGCAGAGGGCTACGTGGAGGGCTTAGACGacgaggaggaagatgaagatg AAGAGGAGTATGATGATGATGCTCAGGTAGTAGAAGATGAAGAagacgaggaggaagaggaggaaggagaagaggaggatgtgAGCGGAGAAGAGGAG gagGATGAGGAAGGCTACAACGATGGTGAGGTAGATGACGACGAAGATGAAGAAGAGCCCG agGAAGAACAGGGACAGAAGAGAAAACGAGAACCTGAAGACGAAGGGGATGAAGACGACTAA